The sequence TCCATGAGAAGTAAGAATAACAGGTCGATGATGATTAGGCTTAATAAATTTCCTATGCGAACCCTTTCCACCGCTCACTTCTTTAAATCCTGCTTTCTTTAGCAATCGTTCCGCCTCTTTTACTGTCATTGGCATAATAACAACTCCATTATACAATCTCTCCTTTTCGATTAAAAATTCTTTGTGTTGCTTACGTGCCTCACATTTTCTTGAGAACATGGGAGAAAAAGAGGATTGACAAGGGCGAAGAGTGAAACGTCCCTTGCAAGACTCTGAACCCATGTTAAAAGAAGCAAAATAAGAAATCATTGCGGAGCAATGATCTCCAGCGTGCGACTGCAAGGAGCTATTATCAATTAAAAAAGTGGCTTTAGCCACTTTTTCTTCTTTTTAATAAAAAAATATGATAAAATGCCAATGTAAAACTTTTTTACGTTTTGCATTATTATCATGGAGAGTTGGTATATTACCAACTCTTTTTATTTATAAATATCTGCCTTTAAATATGGTCATCTAA comes from Catellicoccus marimammalium M35/04/3 and encodes:
- a CDS encoding type II toxin-antitoxin system HicA family toxin, translated to MAKATFLIDNSSLQSHAGDHCSAMISYFASFNMGSESCKGRFTLRPCQSSFSPMFSRKCEARKQHKEFLIEKERLYNGVVIMPMTVKEAERLLKKAGFKEVSGGKGSHRKFIKPNHHRPVILTSHGKELSLVVEKSVRKAVKPYL